The window GTCGTCGAGGTCGATCTCCCGGTCGCTGGCCAGGACGGCCGCGTACAGGTCTTTCTTGGTGTGGAAGCAGTAGTGGAAGGCGCCGTGCGGCATGCCGGCCTCGGCGCAGATGGCGCGGGTGGTGGCGGCCGCGATGCCGTCGCGTCTCATGACCCTCAGTGCGGCGGCGACCAGCAACTTCCGGCGGTCGGCGGCGCTGATGTTGCGGCGGACGGTCTTCGCGCCCGTGCCCTCTTCCATGGCCCGGATCGTAGCATTGGCCACAGGACTTGGTCACTTGACCAAGTCCTGTGGCCAAGTTAGCTTGGGCGGCATGCAGAACATCCCGGGTCCGAAGCCGCTCCCGCTGCTCGGCAATCTGCTCGAGCTGATCCGCGCACCGCACGAGACGAGCGGCGACTTCGCCGAGGACTACCACCGGCGCTACGGCGGGGTCTTCTCCCTCGACGTCGGCGGCAAGCGGATGATCTTCGCCTCACACCATGCGCTGGTGACCGAGATGTGCTCCGACCCGCTCTGGTCCAAAGCCGTCCACGACCCTCTGGAGCAGCTGCGTGACCTGGGCGGCGACGGCCTGTTCACCGCCTACGACGACGAACCCAACTGGGGTCGCGCGCACCGGCTGCTGATGCCCGCGTTCGGGACGGCGGCGATCCGCGACTACTTCCCACAGATGCTCGACATCGCCGAGCAGATGATGCTGCGCTGGGAGCGGTTCGGTCCGGACCACGACATCGACGTGGCCGAGGACATGACCCGGCTGACGTTGGACACCATCGCGCTGTGCGCCTTCGACGTGCGGTTCAACTCGTTCTACTCCGAGCAACCGCACCCGTTCGTGGGTGCGATGGTCCGGGCACTGGTCGAGGCGGGCGCCCGGGGGGAACGGCTGCCGGGCGTGCAGCCGTTGCTGGTCGGCACGAACCGGCAGTACCGCGCGGACATCACGCTGATGCACCGGATCGCCGACGACATCGTCACCGCGCGGATCGCCAAACCGCCCGCCGAACGACCCGACGACCTGCTGGAACGCATGCTCACCGCAAGCGACCCGCTCACCGGGGAGCGGCTGTCGGAACAGAACATCCGCTACCAGCTGGCGACGTTCCTGATCGCCGGGCACGAGACCACCTCGGGGCTGCTGTCCTTCGCCGTCCATCGGCTGCTCACGCAGCCGACGGTCTTGGCACGCGCCCGCCTCTGCGTCGATCAGGTGCTCGGGGACCGTACCCCCGCGTTTGAAGATCTTGCGAAGTTGGGTTTTCTCGGGCAGATCCTGCGCGAGACGCTGCGGCTGCATCCGACCGCGCCGGCCTTCGCGCTGACCCCGAGCGAGCCGACCACGCTCGGCGGCCATCCGGTCGCGGCGGGCGAGCACGTCCTGGTCATGCTGCCGGTCCTGCACCGCGACCCGGCGGTGTGGACCGACCCGGACACGTTCGACCCGGACCGGTTCGCTCCCGAGCGGATGGGCGAGATCCCGGAATACGCGTGGATGCCGTTCGGGCACGGCGCCCGCGCGTGCATCGGCCGGCCCTTCGCCCTGCAGGAGGCCACGCTGGTGCTGGCCATGATATTGCAGCGATTCGATCTCTCCCTCGCCGACCCCGGCTACCGGATGACCGTCAGCGAAACCCTCACCCTCAAACCCAAAGACCTGCTCATCCGTACGGCGACCCGCCGCCCCGCCGCACCGAGGCCGGTCGTGCGCACGCCGCCGAGCAGCGCGGCGCACGGCACCGCCCTGCTGGTGCTGTACGGCTCCAACAGTGGCAGCAGCGAGAGCCTGGCCCGCACGATCGCCGCCGACGGCACCGCCCGCGGCTGGAGCACCACCGTGGCCACCCTCGACGAACACACCGGGGACCTGCCCTCTGCCGGACCGGTGGTGATCGTCAGCTCCTCCTACAACGGCACCCCGCCGGACAACGCGCAGCGCTTCGTCGGTTGGCTCACCCGGGACCGGCCGGACCTGACCGGGGTCGACTATCTGGTGCTGGGCTGCGGAAGCCTGGACTGGGCCGCGACCTACCAGCGCATCCCCACGATCATCGACGAGGCGATGCACCGAGCCGGCGCCCGCCGCCTCCGCGAGCGCGGTGCCGTCGACGCGCGCACCGACTTCTTCGGCGAGTTCGAGCGCTGGTATCAGCCACTCTGGGAAGACCTCGCGAAGACGTACGACCTGCCGCTTGCGCAGACCACCGGCTCACGTTACCGCGTCAGCATCGTCGCGGCCCCGACCGCGGTCGTGCTGGAGAACCGGGAGCTGGTCCGCGACCCGGCCGCCGGTTCCAAACGCCACCTGGAGCTGCGGCTGCCCGACGGCTGGACCTACCGCACCGGCGACTACCTGTCGGTACTGCCCCACAACCACCCGAACCTGGTCACCCGCATGATCACCCGGCTCGGCCGGCCCGCCGACGACCTGGTCACGATCGACTCCGACGCACCCGCCGGCCGCATCCCGACCGGCATGCCACTGCGCCTCGACGATCTGCTCACCCGGTACGTCGACCTGTCCGCACCCGCCACACCCGGTGTCGTCGGCCGCCTGGCCCAGACCACGAAGTGCCCACCGGAAAGGTCCGAGCTGGAACGTCTCGCCGACAGGCGGCTGTCGCTGCTGGACCTGCTGGAGATGTTCGCCTCCTGCCAGGTCGACCTGGCCTGGGTCCTGGAGGCGCTGCCCGAGCCGAGGATGCGGCAGTACTCGATCAGTTCAGCCGCCGAGGTCCAGTCCGAGGTCGCGCTCACCGTGTCGGTGGCCGAGGGCCCGGCCCGATCCGGCAACGGGATCCACCTCGGTGCCGCGTCGAGCTACCTGCAACGCGCCCGTCCCGGCGACCGCCTGACCGTCGCCCTGGCCGCACCGGCGGAGGTGTTCCGGCCACCGGCCGACCCCACCACCCCGATGATCATGATCGCCGCCGGTTCGGGCATCGCCCCGTTCCGGGCGTTCCTCCAGGCCCGCCCGGACGCCGAGTCCGTGCTGTTCTTCGGCTGCCGGCACCCCGACGTCGACGACCTCTACGCCGAGGAGTTCGCCGCGCATGTCGAGGCCGGTCGGCTACGGGTGTACCGCGCCTACTCCCGCCGACCCGACGGCGACGTCCGGTACGTTCAGCACCGGCTGTGGCAGCACCGCCGCACCGTCCTCGACCTGGTCGATCGCGGCGCGCACCTGTACGTCTGCGGTGACGTCAACGGCATGGGCCCGGCCGTGGAGAGCACGCTGCGGGAGTTCGGCCCGGCCTCGTGGCTCGACGACCTGGCGGCGGCCGGCCGCTATGGAACGGACCTCTTCTGAGGACCCGGCAGCTGCCGACGCGCACGTCGGCAGCGACCGCCGCCTACACTGGCCACATGCGACAGTCGCTGACGGAGCTGACCTTCTCCGAGCATTCGGAGTGGTTCGGCCTGGGCCCGCTCGTACTCGCCGTCCTGGCCGGTGTCCGCACCTTTCTGGCGGACGAGCCCGCAGAGCGGTGGGCCTGGGGTGCCGTCACCGTGGTGATGGCGATCCTGTGTGCCGTCTATGTCGTCTGGGCGAGGAGACGGCGCCGCTGAGTCGGCTCAGGAGCCGGCGGGGCTGCACCAGCGGGCGCGGTCCTCGTCGGTGACGGCGGTCGGCTGCTCGGCCGGCTGCGTGACGCGGATGTGGTTGCCGAACGGGTCGCGGAAGGCGCAGTCGATGCCGTACGGCTGCACCTCGACGCCCTGGGTGAATTCCACGCCTCGGGCTGTGAGGGTGTCGTAGACGTTCTGGCAGTCGTCGGTGGTGAGGATCGCCGACGCGCCGAGGGCCCCCTTGGTGAGCAGGTCCCGCACCTGCGCCGCGGTCTGCTCGCTCATCGCGGGCGGGCCGGGCACCTCCAGCAGCAGCTGCCGGCCCGGATCGGACGGCAGGGAGATGGTCAGCCAGCGCATGAAGCCCATGTCGACGTCGTCGTCGATCTTGAAGCCGAGCTTGCCGACGTAGAAGTCGAGGGCCTCGTCCTGGTCGAGGACCCGGACCATGGTGATGGTGATCGCGTTGAACATGCCTTCACCCTAGGGACGTCTCGGGTGGGTACGCTTCGCCGAAACTGACCGGTCGCAGCCAGGTTTTCACGAAGCACACCGGCGCGCGGGCGGTCAGCCGTCGTTCGCGGTACTGCGACGGTGACACCCCGACGGCGGCCCGGAACGCCCGGCTGAACGCGCCGAGGCTGTCGAAGCCGACCAGCAGCCCGACCTCGGTCACCGAACTGGCCGGGTCGCGCAGCAGGGACATGGCCCGCTCGATGCGGCGGCGCTGCAGATAGCGGTGCGGGGTCTCCCCGAAGGCGGCGCGGAAGCTGCGACTGAAGTGGCCCTCGGACATGTGTGCCAGTCTGGCGAGCGCGGGCAGGTCGAGGCGGTCGGCGAAGTCGCGGTCCATCGCGTCGCGGGCGCGCAGCAGTCGCCTGTTGTGGTCTTCGGTCGGTGACCAGCCCGCTTTCGGCACGCCGACGATCGTAGTGGCGCCGGACCGGCAACCGGGATCCCGCGCATGATCCAATACGATCCGTTACATCACAGCGGCGACAGGAGAGCGGATGTCGATCGGCAGCATCGCGGAGAACCGGATCCTCACCGAGGACGTGCTGGGACTCGAACTCGGTCCGAGCGAACTGGCGCCGGAGAACGTGGTGGCCGGTCGCCCCGGCGTCTCGTCGCGGGTGCTGAGCGAGGCCCTCGGTGCCGAGGTCGGCGTCTGGCAGCTGACCGCCGGCACGGTGACCGACACCGAGGTCGACGAGGTGTTCATCGTGCTGGCCGGGGACGCCACAGTCGCGTTCGCCGACGGTTCCGAGATCGACCTGAAGCCCGGGGTGGCGGTGCGGCTGCGTGCCGGTGACCGCACGGTCTGGACGGTCCGGGAGACACTGCGCAAGATCTACGTGGTCTGACCCGCGGCCGGCGCTTCTCAGGCCGACGTCCGGGTTGCCGATCGAACGGCCGCCGGCTTCCCGATCGCCTCCTGAGCGATCGAGCGATCGAGCAGGGTCAGCTGATGGTGACCGGCAGGTCGCTCAGCTTCATGAAGTGCTGCAGCACCCGCGTCGACCATATCGGAAATCGTCGGAACCACCCGGATCCGGCGAGACGCCGACATGCCGAGCGAGACGCGATAGAACTGTTTCTCTTCCATTCCGGAGATACGAAAGCGTGAGACGAAACCGGCGGCGGGATTGACGTCCCACCGCCGGCCGGATCATTCGTCGATCAGCAGATGAACCAGGCACCCCAGCCCGGGCCGAAGTTGCGGGTCGAGCAGAAGACGTTGCCCGAAGCCGCGACGCGGACCTTCACTCCGCGCCGACCGTCGTTGGAGTAGTACGCCCCCACCATGTTGTCGGCCCGGCCGTTGTTCGGCATCTGCACCCAGCTGCCCGATCCCGGCCAGGCGTGCCAGATGGCCCGGCCGGGAGAGATACCGAAGCACTCGTCAGCGTTCGAGTCGGCATCCTCCCAGTCGACGACCAGGATGAACGACCCGTCCTTGAACGTGCCGGTGTAGCCGAAGCAGTTGGCGTCGTAGCTCAGGGTGCCCACGCCCCCGGACACCGGAATCTTGGTGACGTCAGGCGTCGGACCCCCGACGGCCGGCCGCGGGTCGACCCTGTCGGCCGCCTGCGCCGTGGAACCGACCGCGAGCATCGCCCCGACCAGCACCATGACTGACATGAATCGCATGATCGAATTCTTCACACTTTCCCCGTTCCCCGTTTCCGTCGCCGCCGAATGCGATCGACGAACGTCACTATAGTTCGCCGATTCGCGGTGAACTATCAATTAACGCCGATGTCGTTTGAGCGACAGAAGGGGCGCCGCAGAAACCATCCGGGTGTACGAGACATCGCGAGCGGGCCAGCGGCGCCGCCGTCGCGTCGCGCGCCGGCCCCCCTTCGCGCCCCCTGATCGACAAGCCGGGAGGCGGGCTCCCGAGCCCGCCCGGACGCATTGCCGAAACCTGTAAATCAACTAGCGTCGATGTCATGCCCCCGTGCCCGGCTGCACCTCAGGCCCGCGCCCACGACCTGCTCGGTGACCTGATCACCCCGCAACGGCTGGCACCGAACATGTTCGACCTGCACACGCCGTTCCAAATCGACGGGAACTTCGGCGCCACCTCCGGCATCGCCGAGATGCTGCTGCAGAGCCACACCGGCGAGTTGCACGCCCTGCCCGCCCCGCCGCCGGCCTGGCCGAACGGGCGGGTCACCGGCCTACGCGCCCGAGGCGGCCACACCGTGGGCGCGCGCTGGACCGACGGCCACGCCGACGAGCTGCTGATCACCGCCGACCGCGGTGCAGTTGCCCGGCTGCCACCGGGCCACTGTCACGGATGGTCGCCGGTGGCGTACCGCACCACGGCGAGCATCAGGGCGACGGTGCTGCCACAGGCTCCGCCGCCGGCGAGGATCGCGAGCGGGACGGGAACTCCCCCAGCAGCCGAGAGCAGGCCCGCGGTGGCACCGGCCAGCGCGCCGGCGACGAGGGCGAATCCGATCCAGACCGCCCGGGGGACCCGGGTCACCGCATCTGCGGCGAGGGCACCTTCCTCATTGTTAGGGGCCTCGGACCTTGTTACGGTCATGGGTGTACCTTCCTTCGACTCTTCGCGGGGCCGGTGGGCAGGTGATCGAAACGGCATCCGTGGACTAGACGGGTGCCGTTTCTGTGCGTGAATGCGGTTCCTTCTCACTCATTCACGGCCTCTCTTTCCAACTACCGTAAGTGCTCGCACCCCTACGTAACAGGGCGACGGCAGGGGAAGAAAGGGGAATGACCAGGGATGAATGCCGCATTCACGATCAAGTCTTCTTTCGGATGGTGCATCCCGACTCATCGATCGCTGAGACAAAGCTAGCCCCACTGATCGGCAGATGCATGGCCGTCCCAAGATCTAACGTCAGCGCCACAACCCATAGCGCTCGGCACCGCCTCCGAACCGTGCTGCCGCACCGCCCTCAGCGGAGCTCGCACAGCAGACCCTAACGCGCTGCTGCGAGCCTCGGCCTCATGCATAGATTCGCATCGAATCCTGCCGCTGTGCATTAGTATCCGGCGAACTTGGTGTCCCCACCGAACGACAGATTTCCCGAGCCGGACTGTCGGGACAGCGCGTCCAACGCCCGGTCTCATCGTTGCGGACATGGCCGGCCACGCCACAGGCAGCACCGTCGACAGGGTCACCGGACGGTCCCCGTACCCCTCGACGGTCTCCGGCTTGAGGGTCGGCGGCGCCGACGCGGCCGGAAACCAGCTCACGCAGAGCGATCCACTCCGTCTCGTCGGCCTCGACCGATGGATCCCATACCGGCGGACGACCTGCCTGCGTCGAGCGATCGACGCGGGCCGAGCCGGGGTCGGTCAGCGTTCGAACAGGTCGTCCGGCTCGCTCACCCAGGCGGAGAAGACCGGCACACCGTGCCAGGGTCCGGGCTCGGCGGCACTGCCGGCTCCGGAGGTCTGTGCGGCTACGGCCACCACGGCGTACGGGTGAGCGAAGCGCAGCTCGGCCTCCCGTGCGAGCATCGGGCCGAGTCCGGCGGATCGGTAGGACGCCGTGGTGGTCAGCGCGGCGGCCTCGAAACCGTACTGCCCGTACCGGGCCACCGCCGTCTGTTGCGCCTGATGCGTGAGGTCGTCGATACCGAGCAGGCCCGCGAGGATCCGTGTCGCGGCGGGGAACCCCGGACCGGTATCGGTCAGGTCGTGCGTGGAGTGCGCCGACCAGCAGGGCAGCACCGCGCTGTAACTCTCGGTGTGGCCGTGTAGCTCGGTCTCCCGGATCGTCCACAACGGGGTCTGCCCGGGCGGCAGTTTGAACAGCGAGACCTCGCTCTTGAGCCGACGGCCCGAGACACAGGCGGGAGCGATCTCGTACGCGGCGGCCAGCACCCGGGCCGGGTCGACGTCGGGTGCCGCGGCCACCGACACCACCTGGAGTTCGTCGCGGCCGGCCGTCGGGTCGTGGTAGTGGTCGGGGTCCTCGGCGGGTGCGCCGGCCGCCACGTGCACGATGATCTCACCGGCGTGTTCCGACCGGGCGATGAACATCCGGTGGCTCTTCGGCGGTGTCCGCAACACCTGACTCAGCCGGGGCGCCCACAGCGTGTCCCGGCCGAGATCGTCGGCCGGGACGGCCTCGAACGGCTCGCGCCAGGAGACCTTGGTCGCCAGCACGCTCGCCAACGTCAGCAGGGCCCGGGGCGAGATGTCCGGCATGGAGGCGATGAGGCCGAGGCTGTGTTCGCGCACCCATCGGTCCAGCTCCAGCCGGTCCGGCAGCGGCCCGAAACTCGTCGTCGACGGCAGTCCGGCCCACCAGCCGGCCAGCCCGGAGACGTCGGCATCCGGGCCGTACCACACCGCGGAGGCGGCCGCGACCATGCTGTGCGGCTGCTCGAGCAGGGTACCGGCGACGGCGGCCGCCTCGTCCGGGTCCATCCCGAGTGCCTCGGCCAGGTCGTGACCGGGCGGTGCCGCCTTCGCGACCAGCGCCAGCAGCAGCCAGGCACCCAACGGGGAGGCCACATGGTGCCCCATCCCGGTGGCCCGGTGAAGCCGGCCCGCGTACCGGCCGAGCGCCGAGGTCCACTCCATCGCCACGTCCCTCCGTCGAATGTGGCTCCACCTTCGCAGGCACATTCAAGATCTGTGGAGACCCCTGGGGGTGCATGCCGCCGTGGATGACAGGATGACGCGGTGGCCACAGGTATCGGGGTAGAGGTCGGCTGGGCCGAGTCGGCTTGGCAACGGCGGATCGTCGACGTGCGACCTCTCACCGGTGGCTGGACGTCGACCATGTCGACCTTGACCGGAGACGACGGTGACCGGGCCGTCCTTCGGCTGATGACGAAGGAGCCGTGGCGTCGGCATGCGGCCGGGCTGCTCGCCCGAGAAGCGACCGTGCAGCAGCAACTGGACGGCTCCCCCATTCCAGCGCCTCGGAGTATCGCCCTCGACCTTTCCGGGACCGCCGCCGGAGCGCCGGCTCATCTGATGTCCTGGCTTCCCGGCAGACTCCGCTTGGACTCCGCCACCGACGACGTCCTGGCGACACTGGCGCAGACTCTCGTCGACATCCATCACTTCGAGCCCGGCCGGAACAGGCCTCGGGACTACCAATCATGGGCGCCGCCGAGCAAGCGGGTCATGTCGCCGTGGATGCGACGGCCGGAGCTGTGGAGTCGGGCTTTCGAACTGCTGGAGCAGCCCGCACCGGATTATGCGGGTAGGTTTCTGCACCGCGACTTCCACCTGGGCAATCTGCTGTGGTCGCGGGGGCGCATCAGCGGTGTGGTCGATTGGGTCGAGACATCGTGGGGGCCGGCGGATCTGGACGTCGCGCACGCCTCCACGTACCTGGCCATGTTGCACGGCATCGAGGCATCGGTCAGGTTCACGGACGCATACCGCCGCCGCACCGATGCCTGTCGCGACGAGGACCGGTTCCGATACTGGAACGTCATGGACATCGTCGGCTACCTCCCGGACCCGGTGAAGGTCGTCCAGCCCTGGCGTGATTCCGGGCTGGACATCAGCGACGATCTCGCTCGCGGCCGACTCGAACAGCGGCTCGAGCATGTCCTCCGGGCCGGCTGACGGCTCGGCGAACTGGCCGGAGCGTTCCGGTCCACATGATCAGGGTTGGTCAGTAGCAGCGGAATCGACGGTCGGGTGGTGGTCCGGCCGCGTCCGGGCCTGTCGCTCCTTCTCGTACTGCTCGCGAGGCGAGCCCTCGGCCGCCCTGGGTGCGAACACCCCGGTGACGCCGAGCTCCCGTCGGGCGAGTTCGTGGAAGTCGTTCACCGCCTGGTAGTAGTCGTCCTTCGCAACGTGCCAGCCGTCGACGTCGGTGTCGTCCAGCAGCCCTCGGGCGAACCACTCCAACCGCCAGAGTGCCCGGTTCAGTGCTCTGGCCGCCTCGACGAGTTCCCGGTCGCCCATCAACGCGAGCGTCTCGAACGTGTTTCCCCGCGCCATGTTCACTTCGGCGAGCAGGTCCAGGCCGGCGTCGCGGGCCAGCGGCGGCGCGTGGTCGTCGAGGCCGACGTCCGCGGCGATGCGCGCCGCGACGCTCTTCATCTGTTTGACGTCGGCGAGGTAGGCGCTGTACGTCTGGAGGCGGCGCTCCCGCCACTCACGGTCGAGTGCCCACCGTTCCCGGCGTCGCTCGCCCTGCCGCGAGAACAGGTAGGACAGCACGGCACCGATGAGGACACCGGCGAAGGCGATCAGAGGACCGAGGATGCTCACGATTCGCCTCCAGGTGGCTGCCGGATCGCTCGAATCCACGCTGGGTGACTCGCGGCCGTGAAGCCAGGGCTTCGTCGGATGACCGTCCTCGCCTGGCGTGTGACCGCCGTCTGCGATACACGCGCTCACTAGGCCTCACGCAGACGAACATTTGTCCTGACATAGATGTGGCCTACACGCCTGCGGCGTCCAGCTGTGCGCCGGTCGCCCGTCGCCGGTCACCACCCCGTCGTTCCGGGGCCGCCCTTGAACGGGCCGGTGATGTCGGCGGTTATCCACCCGCCGTAGAAGTCGCCCTCCTGCGGGCGGACGAGTTCGCCGCCCACTCGGCACTCCCCCACACGGCTCGGATAGAAGGCCACGGCCCCGGTCAACTCCTCGTACCCGGGTGCGGGACGTTCGTAGGACCAACCGGCCCGCGGCACACGGATCTCGCCGACGACGAGGTCCCAGTAGGTGGCGACGCCCTTGAACTCGCAGTACGAGTGACCGGCCGCGGCCTCGAGGACGCCGTCGGCGATGTCGTCGCGCGGCACGTAGAAGACCGGCGGATGTGAGGTCTCCAGCACTCGCCGGCAGCGGACACTGTCGGCGACCACCAGACCCGAGTTCACGATGGTCACCCGGGCCGTGGTGCGTTCGACCCGTGGCGGGCGCGGATAATCCCAGACCGACTCCATCGGTCCAGCTTGACGGCTCCCCGCGCGCCGCGCACCACGGTCTGCGGCATGGACGTCCCGGCGTGCGTCACATTCCGGGAAGACCGGCCAGCCCGGCGATCAGGCCCAGTCCGGCGCAGACGCCGAGCACCCGCAGCACCGACCACTTGCGCCAGAAGATCAAGACCGCGGCGACGACGGCGATCACCAGGGGTACGGGCCGCACGGCGCCGAGGTCGGGCAGGGTCATGTGCACCGGACCCGCCTCGACCTCGTGCACCTGACTGAACAGGGTGTGCACCGCGAAGTAGAGGCCGAGGTTCGCGATGACGCCGACGACCGCGGCGGTGATGCCGGTCAGCGCCGCCGACAGTGACGGGTTGCCGCGTAGCCGTTCCACGTAGGGGGCGCCGAGCAGGATGAACAGGAAGCAGGGCACGAACGTCACCCAGGTGGTCAGCAGCGACGCGGCGACACCGGCCACCCACGGGTCCAGGCCGCCGGGATTGCCGTAGGCGCCGAGGAAGGCGACGAACTGCACCACCATGATCAGCGGCCCCGGCGTCGACTCGGCCAGGGCCAGTCCGCGGACCATGTCCCCGGCCGACAGCCACGCGTAGTGCTCGACGGCGCGCTGCGCGACGAACGCGAGAACCGCGTAGGCGCCGCCGAACGTGACCACCGCGGTGCCGGAGAAGAACAGACCCTGCTGGGTGTAGACGCTGTCCGAGCCGGTGAACACGGCGAACAGCGCCACCGGCAGGAACCAGGCGACCAGCCCGATCGCCAGGATGGTCGCGGCCCGGCGGCCGGACGGCTGGTCGTGATGCAGCGCGTCGTCGGAGATCAGCGGCTCGGGGCCGGCCTTGGCCGTACCGTGGCCGCCCGAACTCTCGACCAACGCCGGCCGCCACCGGTGCAGCGCCCAGCCGGCCAGCGCGGCCAACGCCACGACCAGCGGGAACGGCACCGCGAACACCGCCAGCGACAAAAACGCGAGAACAGCGAAGGCGACCAGGGTACGGCTGGACAGCGCCCGCCCGGCGACCCGCCACACCGCCTGCGCGACGATCGCCACCACCGCCGGGGCGAGCCCGGCGAACAGCGCCGTCACGACCGTGGTGTCACCGAACCCGACGTAGATCGCCGACAACACGAGCAGCGCGACCACGCCCGGAAGTACGAACAGGGTGCCCGCGACCAGACCGCCGCGCATGCCGTTGAGCAGCCAGCCGACGTAGATCGCCAACTGTTGGGCCTCCGGGCCGGGCAGCAGCATGCAGTAGTTCAGCGCGTGCAGGAAACGGCGCTGCCCGATCCAGCGGCGCTCGTCGACCAGGTGCCGCTGCATGACCGCGATCTGCCCGGCCGGGCCGCCGAAGGTCTGCAGCGAGATGCCGAACCAGGCCCGCACCGCCTGCCGGAACGGGACGACGTCACGGGTCTCGCCGACCGACTGGCTCATCCGGGGGTCCTGTTCGACAGTAGGGCACGACGCTGGTACTCGTAGAGCCCGTCGAAGATCAGGCCACCGACCGCGAGGACGTTGTCGTCGTCGCAGGTCATCGACAGCCCGCGCAGCATCACGTCGAAGCCGATGCCCTCGGGCGCGTCGTAGCGTTCGTCGGCGAGGTCGGCCTCGTGCACGATCTCGGCGATCTTCCACAGGACCGGGTCGTGTAGCTCGTACCGTCGCAGGATCGTCTCGAACGAGCAGTCACCGTTGTGGTGGCCGAGTTCGGCGCCGCGCATGTCGAACGGTGTCGCGTCGGCGGGGACCGCGGTGCGGTCGTCGACGAACAGGAACTCCGCCGCCGGGTCGATGTGCGT of the Actinoplanes sichuanensis genome contains:
- a CDS encoding bifunctional cytochrome P450/NADPH--P450 reductase → MQNIPGPKPLPLLGNLLELIRAPHETSGDFAEDYHRRYGGVFSLDVGGKRMIFASHHALVTEMCSDPLWSKAVHDPLEQLRDLGGDGLFTAYDDEPNWGRAHRLLMPAFGTAAIRDYFPQMLDIAEQMMLRWERFGPDHDIDVAEDMTRLTLDTIALCAFDVRFNSFYSEQPHPFVGAMVRALVEAGARGERLPGVQPLLVGTNRQYRADITLMHRIADDIVTARIAKPPAERPDDLLERMLTASDPLTGERLSEQNIRYQLATFLIAGHETTSGLLSFAVHRLLTQPTVLARARLCVDQVLGDRTPAFEDLAKLGFLGQILRETLRLHPTAPAFALTPSEPTTLGGHPVAAGEHVLVMLPVLHRDPAVWTDPDTFDPDRFAPERMGEIPEYAWMPFGHGARACIGRPFALQEATLVLAMILQRFDLSLADPGYRMTVSETLTLKPKDLLIRTATRRPAAPRPVVRTPPSSAAHGTALLVLYGSNSGSSESLARTIAADGTARGWSTTVATLDEHTGDLPSAGPVVIVSSSYNGTPPDNAQRFVGWLTRDRPDLTGVDYLVLGCGSLDWAATYQRIPTIIDEAMHRAGARRLRERGAVDARTDFFGEFERWYQPLWEDLAKTYDLPLAQTTGSRYRVSIVAAPTAVVLENRELVRDPAAGSKRHLELRLPDGWTYRTGDYLSVLPHNHPNLVTRMITRLGRPADDLVTIDSDAPAGRIPTGMPLRLDDLLTRYVDLSAPATPGVVGRLAQTTKCPPERSELERLADRRLSLLDLLEMFASCQVDLAWVLEALPEPRMRQYSISSAAEVQSEVALTVSVAEGPARSGNGIHLGAASSYLQRARPGDRLTVALAAPAEVFRPPADPTTPMIMIAAGSGIAPFRAFLQARPDAESVLFFGCRHPDVDDLYAEEFAAHVEAGRLRVYRAYSRRPDGDVRYVQHRLWQHRRTVLDLVDRGAHLYVCGDVNGMGPAVESTLREFGPASWLDDLAAAGRYGTDLF
- a CDS encoding VOC family protein, with the translated sequence MFNAITITMVRVLDQDEALDFYVGKLGFKIDDDVDMGFMRWLTISLPSDPGRQLLLEVPGPPAMSEQTAAQVRDLLTKGALGASAILTTDDCQNVYDTLTARGVEFTQGVEVQPYGIDCAFRDPFGNHIRVTQPAEQPTAVTDEDRARWCSPAGS
- a CDS encoding AraC family transcriptional regulator; this encodes MPKAGWSPTEDHNRRLLRARDAMDRDFADRLDLPALARLAHMSEGHFSRSFRAAFGETPHRYLQRRRIERAMSLLRDPASSVTEVGLLVGFDSLGAFSRAFRAAVGVSPSQYRERRLTARAPVCFVKTWLRPVSFGEAYPPETSLG
- a CDS encoding cupin domain-containing protein; its protein translation is MSIGSIAENRILTEDVLGLELGPSELAPENVVAGRPGVSSRVLSEALGAEVGVWQLTAGTVTDTEVDEVFIVLAGDATVAFADGSEIDLKPGVAVRLRAGDRTVWTVRETLRKIYVV
- a CDS encoding phosphotransferase family protein, with the protein product MATGIGVEVGWAESAWQRRIVDVRPLTGGWTSTMSTLTGDDGDRAVLRLMTKEPWRRHAAGLLAREATVQQQLDGSPIPAPRSIALDLSGTAAGAPAHLMSWLPGRLRLDSATDDVLATLAQTLVDIHHFEPGRNRPRDYQSWAPPSKRVMSPWMRRPELWSRAFELLEQPAPDYAGRFLHRDFHLGNLLWSRGRISGVVDWVETSWGPADLDVAHASTYLAMLHGIEASVRFTDAYRRRTDACRDEDRFRYWNVMDIVGYLPDPVKVVQPWRDSGLDISDDLARGRLEQRLEHVLRAG
- a CDS encoding SNARE-associated domain-containing protein, whose translation is MSILGPLIAFAGVLIGAVLSYLFSRQGERRRERWALDREWRERRLQTYSAYLADVKQMKSVAARIAADVGLDDHAPPLARDAGLDLLAEVNMARGNTFETLALMGDRELVEAARALNRALWRLEWFARGLLDDTDVDGWHVAKDDYYQAVNDFHELARRELGVTGVFAPRAAEGSPREQYEKERQARTRPDHHPTVDSAATDQP
- a CDS encoding DUF427 domain-containing protein yields the protein MESVWDYPRPPRVERTTARVTIVNSGLVVADSVRCRRVLETSHPPVFYVPRDDIADGVLEAAAGHSYCEFKGVATYWDLVVGEIRVPRAGWSYERPAPGYEELTGAVAFYPSRVGECRVGGELVRPQEGDFYGGWITADITGPFKGGPGTTGW
- the chrA gene encoding chromate efflux transporter produces the protein MSQSVGETRDVVPFRQAVRAWFGISLQTFGGPAGQIAVMQRHLVDERRWIGQRRFLHALNYCMLLPGPEAQQLAIYVGWLLNGMRGGLVAGTLFVLPGVVALLVLSAIYVGFGDTTVVTALFAGLAPAVVAIVAQAVWRVAGRALSSRTLVAFAVLAFLSLAVFAVPFPLVVALAALAGWALHRWRPALVESSGGHGTAKAGPEPLISDDALHHDQPSGRRAATILAIGLVAWFLPVALFAVFTGSDSVYTQQGLFFSGTAVVTFGGAYAVLAFVAQRAVEHYAWLSAGDMVRGLALAESTPGPLIMVVQFVAFLGAYGNPGGLDPWVAGVAASLLTTWVTFVPCFLFILLGAPYVERLRGNPSLSAALTGITAAVVGVIANLGLYFAVHTLFSQVHEVEAGPVHMTLPDLGAVRPVPLVIAVVAAVLIFWRKWSVLRVLGVCAGLGLIAGLAGLPGM
- a CDS encoding chromate resistance protein ChrB domain-containing protein; this encodes MRWATRAGVHIDRAACAWLIRTHIDPAAEFLFVDDRTAVPADATPFDMRGAELGHHNGDCSFETILRRYELHDPVLWKIAEIVHEADLADERYDAPEGIGFDVMLRGLSMTCDDDNVLAVGGLIFDGLYEYQRRALLSNRTPG